The stretch of DNA GGTAAACCTTTCTCACACCGATGCGCCACTCCTGCATAGTTTAAGGGTTCTTTTTCCTCCAGCGATAGTGTACACGTCCATACCGTATTCGCTCCATACCTCCTTCGGGTATCTGTATTTGTTTCTGCTCCCActaaaaaatatgaaaacaaatgtgATATCACTCAATTCCAGCTGTTTCCGCTCCACTTTTATCCCTGACTCGGCATATGAACATCAGAACATCACTAAAATTAATGAGAGGCACAATTACCTGCTGGTCATCATCATTTTCGGCATGTGTTACTCCAAGCAACCTCGAACCTTCAGCATTATCAGGGTTCTTTAAAACTTCAGCCTCCAGAGGAAGAGCAGCTTCACTTAAGAGGCCCTTCCGAAAGAGTTCCTGCTCTTCCTGCATTGGATTAGGGTGACCAACATATGGGTTCATCTCAGAAGAAACATAAACCCCTCGAGAAGAGCCAGAACTTTTGGAAGCTGACAGTTGGTTCTGAAACCTACAAACAATGTACAATAATAGTTAATGATAAGCTGTAAACAGAACGTAACCAATCAATGGTAAAAACAAATGACTTCTCAATGAATATTAACCAAACCCTAAGTTCTTTCAGTAATCTGACAGAGAGATTGGTCAGATAACATATCAAGAAAGAAGCAACAGAGGTCGGCTCAACCTTAATACTATTAGCAAAGACAGAAAAACAAGAGACTTGTACTTACTCATCTGCCCATGGATCAGCAGAGCTCTCACCAAAAGCTCCTCCACTGAACTCCTCTGCCCAATCATCCACATTCAATTTGGAGAACTCATCGACCCACTTCTCTTTGAGCTCACCCTGATTCTGTTCACTAGAGAACTCACTAACCCAACTATCGGACCCTTGTGAAAGCTGTAGAACAAATATTAGTGAGGCAAAATCATCAGTGTCCAGCACATGTAAGTGTGAAAGAAGGGACATCGATgtactattcctaaatagctacaaCCCACTACCTATTTTTCCcacacatgcaagcatgccacatgaGCAAGTCCTGCATGCAAGTCATAAATTACATGTTTTTCACATTATTCTATGCATGCAGGGCTGCCACATCATCAATTTGTGCATGTTAGTTATAAGTTATCTTTTCATTAGATTTTGTATTGACAGTATACGTTTTGGGCGATTGCAGCATACCTACATATTTCATCCTTCACATTTTTTGTTAGAAATGATGTTCTGTTAACTGGAATCCACTTTTTATTCTCTTTTTATATGCTTCATGTTTTTTCACCTTTTTAAGATAACATTTGCTTTCCATTAGTTTTAGATGTTTTTTAAGCAACTATTTATGCATATTCTAACAAGATTCCTGTAGCAACATTTGGGGCATCATCTAGTGTTCCTAAATGATAATACCATTATTACACCACTGTTCCTTTTTTACATTGCCTGGAAAAACTAGAACCCCATTTGAGCATGGCATGCATTAATTTACACACATCCAGCTCTCAGGTGAAAACTAAACCCCATTTAGCACACCatacaattatttaaatgcatCCAGCTCTCTGGTATTACCTCTTCATGCACAAACTGATCTGCCCAAGAATTTGCATTAGCATTATCCTGTGTTTGAAATTCATCAGCCCAGTCACTGGATTGAGATGCTGAACCTTGTTTTACTTGGTTATCTTCTATAATAAGTTCACCACGGCTCATCTTTGAAACAAAAGGAAAAAGAAAGTGTCATCAGGTGCTTAAGGTTGCAAACTTAAGTGACAAATTCTAAGGATGAAGCACTAGTAGAGATGATCCTATAGTATAATATAAGGTTGCAAAAAATACAGTTGATTAACTTAATGTAAATAAACAATATTATTATTGGTGAAAGATACAGACTTAAGAAAGAGTTCTCATGATCCAATATCTACAAAATTTGAGTTTGAACCATGAAATGTAATAGGCGGTATCCGTAGAATATCTAGCAGAAcatatataataaataaataggATTTCATATCACCCCAATTGCCACTAAAAAAAGTGTTTTTGACATAAACAGAAACATTGGACACGTGTGCGGTATAACACGATATATCAATAGTGTGTCGTACACCAAATACAAAACTTATTCACAATATATGTTTGTTCATTTCTGCATATCCAATAGAGGTTCTTCTCTATCAGTTTGGAAAGCAAGATCCTATTTAGGAGGTTTGGTCTGACTTTTGGAGGATTCATTGAGATACTTTAGGCATGTTGGACCTAATCTAGAACATTTAGGTTTAGCCTAACATATCAAGATGCAAATGCAATCACATCAATACATGAGTAGGATATTTCCttatgaagaagaaaaataaattatGATGAGCTGTTGTTCAAGCAAATTTTCACTGTGGGTAAAAACAATGTGCAAGCAAAATAGAGTTACATGTACAACCAGGCCATTATAAATACCTGGAATTTTGGGTCATTGTTACTTGATAATGTTTCCGCAAGCATACGGGATTGCTGCATAGCTGCGAGATTCACCATGTTCGCTCCTCCCATCTGACCCATGGCCATCTGAGACTGATGCTGATACAGCATAAAGTACATAGCATAATTTAAGCCATGTATCGCACAAATGAACATGCTAGTGCAGAAGGAAACCAAATTATGATGAGTATGCAGATTTCCATACAAATTACAAGGCTTTGTTTTTTTTTTCACTTTATAAGCCAACTAAAACTAGTTAATATTTAACAGATATATTGAAAGAATGTGATCCTTTGTCACCTCATGTTCTAGAATAACTACATTTAGTAAAAGTAAGAATTCTATGTTTACATAAGACTGTCTAAAATAAACACACATACATATATAAAGAATATCTTAAACTTTATTTCTAAATACAGCATACAATTACTCATAGCTACCATAATATCTCGATCAATGGGTAGGGTAGTGAAACTATCAGATTACAGCTGGGTAATGGCATACCAAACCCACATATCCTTTTCTCAAACAAACTTTCTTATTGGATTGTGTTTCCTGTTGGATATTGGCAAAATGGCAATTTACTCACAAAAATGGAAAACATAATTTTCTAATGTTTACGAGAAAATTCCAGTAGAAACAGAACAAACTCAAGAATACTACAGCGCATGGTGCAGATACAAATGAAATCCAGAATTGCATTTGGATACATAGATAGCCAGATATCATCATTTATTTGGCAATCAGATTATCCAGATAAAACGGTATCAATTGCAACATAGTTATACTGGCCTAGAAGCTAAACAGTATCTTCAGCATGGCTGAACTTGGTTCTAGGATGTGTTGTCTGCTCATATGATTAGTATAAACAATGAAAAAACATGCTTCACAATTGATGGTTGTGAAAACGTCAAACATGCTTTTAGAAGGCTCTGACCTGTTCAAACTCAGAGGCCCATCCATTGGGACCATATTGCTGCACAAAAGAGTGCGCCCAACCCTCAGGGTTATTATTTTGCTTGCCAAACTCAGTGATCCAACCCTCAGGGTTATTATTTTGCTTGCCAAACTCAGTAATCCAATTATTTGCAGCATTGTGCATTGGGCCAGATCTCAAAGCACTTTGGGATTGATTCCAGTACTCCTCCATCTCTGGGTACGGCCCATGCAGGGGATTTTTCATTCGATCACTATTGTCAATATCAAGAGAATGCAGCAATGTATTTACCTGATATACGGATAAAAGTGTTACATTCAAGAATGTTCATCTAGTAAACATTCATCAACGAAACATAGGCAGCACATGGAActtagaatgtcaagcaagtcaacaGGAAACTACTGAGCTAAGCTAATGGAGAAAGGACAGAAATAAGTGTTGTGAGCAAATTTGTATGATCCATGGCTATTCCAGTCACAAATGTAAGAAAAGTTAACCTGTGCTTGTATATATTCTTCAGGTTGATCGGCCAAAATATGGTGTGCCATTATGAAGCTGCGATCACGTATACATTGCTTGTCGGATTCGGACAAACCAAGAGCTGGTACTGGGACAGCTTGAAATGGCACACCAGCTCGGCCACTTAGAATaaaagaatgcagaacaccagataaGACCCTTTGTGGTGGACCTGGAACAGAAGTTAGGAGTCATTGCAATGTCTGGTTAATAGACAACCATTCACAGTAGACAGAAATGCTAAGACACAGAAATCTACCATCCAAGGCCGGTCCCAAGGTAGGGCCTGCATTGTTATAAATTTGCTCAAACTCTGCAAAGTTTGCTTCTGGCCCTCCAAATGCAGAATGCCCCGGAGGGCGAAAAGATTCAACCCAATCATTAGCAGGACCCCCACGACTGAAGTCGGCACCCTGCAAGTGTTCAACAACAGTTAGGAATGGCCAAACGGGACACAAAAAGAAAGTTTTGGAGAATCACCATTACCCATGCAAATGGTCGTTGATCTTGCTTGAACTCATTCTCAGAGCCAGGGAGAGTAGACAGTGGAGCTCCGCTATAATCAGACGTAGTTGGAACATTAACTGAGGCTCCAGGAAGTCCCCTTAGTGACTGCACAAAAGAAAATGTTATAACCAATATTTTCTTGGACTTCAGCTACAATTTTTCAATGCATTTTGATGTTAAATATCCCACATTTCCAATTTAATCCACACAAATTCTTATAAATGAACATGGAAACTGGTAGGAGATAAAAAAAATATTTATTCACATATACCTAATGACTGGTATGTTCAGAATAAGGTCAATCAGAGATTCTCAGATAAGTTAAttcacagagcacttgaacttaaaCCGGTGAAATGAGTGTGCTAAATGTTAGAATCCTAGCACGATGAGCTCTTTTAACCCTTTACTCTCTTTTTTAAAACAAGATAACAGCATAGGAATAGAGAAGCCTACCGATACTATAGCGAACTTGGTAGCTTGTACTTTACAAAGCACTGACTCAAGTATCTCGCCCAGCACTTCCGAGCATGGTTCCAGAGTAAGGTAAAAGGGAACAGACACTGAACCTTGAACCAATAATAGCTCTGGCCCGTCTAGTCAGTCTAAATCAATACACCAAGCAATTGGAGACATGCGACAGTACAACCCACGAATCAACCATATTCTTCAGCGCATCTAGACCGCGCGGGATACAGCACTGGCTTCGCGTAACGGAAGCGGCATATGAGCACAGAAGATCTAAAGGGCGCCTATTGATCCAGGCCACCGCAGATGCAGAGGGCAAGCCCTTAAGCTCGAGAGTCCTGACCGACGGGGCGACGGACTTAGGGTTTACCTCCGCTTTGTTGGACTGGCCGAGGAGGGTGTTGGCGAGGGCGCCGAATGGGTTGGAGGAGGACGCCCCGTCCGGGGCGCAGTTGTTCTGGCCGGTGATGAGGTGGCGCGTCCCCATGTCCGCAGAAGGCCCCCGCGGGCGCCGGAAGGACGCGCTGGCGCTGCTCCGATCGCCGGCGGCGAGAGGCGTTCAGCGGGAGGAGATGgggagtgaggaggaggagtcGCGTTGCGTGCGTCCCGGTGGCCTGGCGGGCCCTTTAGGGCGGATTTACAGTGCACGCAAAAAAACCAGCCCCGCCAGATACCGAATAAACCGCCCGGCCTGGCCCAGCCCGGCCCGGCCCAGCCTGTAAAATTTAGAGCGGCCCGTAAACCGCCCTCGATTCCCTCATATATACCGGGGCGACCGGCGTTTAGGGTTCACGTCTTCTTTTACCCCTTTCCCCTTCCGCCGCATTTCTTTACCTCCGGCGGTAAATCCTCATTCCGCCTGTCGTGATTAACCGTGCACGCGGGCAACCAAAGCTCGCCCCGATGTCAAGCTCCGGTTGCGAGAGGGGTGGCCAAGGGGGCCATGGCGGCTCGCCGCCGCGCAAGCGCCGCAACAACGACGAGGCCGGGAGCTCCTCCCTCAGCCCGCCGGTGAAGGAGTCGCGCAAGGAGCAGCCGTGGAAGCGTGGCGCGCTGTCCCGCAGCTTCGCCGGGCGGGCGCGGAGCAACTTCGATCGCCTCAACTGGATCTTCTCGCCTGCGCACAAGCGACTCCGGGCGGCGGAGCGCGCGTTGGTCGACGCGAAGAAGGCGGCCGTCGCCGAAGACGAAGCGGCATTGAAGGAGGAGTATGACCTGGCCCTGGCGTCCGTCCTCTC from Triticum dicoccoides isolate Atlit2015 ecotype Zavitan chromosome 6A, WEW_v2.0, whole genome shotgun sequence encodes:
- the LOC119315103 gene encoding peroxisome biogenesis protein 5-like isoform X2, translated to MGTRHLITGQNNCAPDGASSSNPFGALANTLLGQSNKAESLRGLPGASVNVPTTSDYSGAPLSTLPGSENEFKQDQRPFAWGADFSRGGPANDWVESFRPPGHSAFGGPEANFAEFEQIYNNAGPTLGPALDGPPQRVLSGVLHSFILSGRAGVPFQAVPVPALGLSESDKQCIRDRSFIMAHHILADQPEEYIQAQVNTLLHSLDIDNSDRMKNPLHGPYPEMEEYWNQSQSALRSGPMHNAANNWITEFGKQNNNPEGWITEFGKQNNNPEGWAHSFVQQYGPNGWASEFEQHQSQMAMGQMGGANMVNLAAMQQSRMLAETLSSNNDPKFQMSRGELIIEDNQVKQGSASQSSDWADEFQTQDNANANSWADQFVHEELSQGSDSWVSEFSSEQNQGELKEKWVDEFSKLNVDDWAEEFSGGAFGESSADPWADEFQNQLSASKSSGSSRGVYVSSEMNPYVGHPNPMQEEQELFRKGLLSEAALPLEAEVLKNPDNAEGSRLLGVTHAENDDDQQWEQKQIQIPEGGMERIRYGRVHYRWRKKNP
- the LOC119315103 gene encoding peroxisome biogenesis protein 5-like isoform X1 — its product is MGTRHLITGQNNCAPDGASSSNPFGALANTLLGQSNKAESLRGLPGASVNVPTTSDYSGAPLSTLPGSENEFKQDQRPFAWGADFSRGGPANDWVESFRPPGHSAFGGPEANFAEFEQIYNNAGPTLGPALDGPPQRVLSGVLHSFILSGRAGVPFQAVPVPALGLSESDKQCIRDRSFIMAHHILADQPEEYIQAQVNTLLHSLDIDNSDRMKNPLHGPYPEMEEYWNQSQSALRSGPMHNAANNWITEFGKQNNNPEGWITEFGKQNNNPEGWAHSFVQQYGPNGWASEFEQHQSQMAMGQMGGANMVNLAAMQQSRMLAETLSSNNDPKFQMSRGELIIEDNQVKQGSASQSSDWADEFQTQDNANANSWADQFVHEELSQGSDSWVSEFSSEQNQGELKEKWVDEFSKLNVDDWAEEFSGGAFGESSADPWADEFQNQLSASKSSGSSRGVYVSSEMNPYVGHPNPMQEEQELFRKGLLSEAALPLEAEVLKNPDNAEGSRLLGVTHAENDDDQQAIAAMLRAQEANPTNLEVLLALGVSRHTNELEQEKH